From the genome of Gracilinanus agilis isolate LMUSP501 chromosome 2, AgileGrace, whole genome shotgun sequence, one region includes:
- the LOC123233848 gene encoding protocadherin beta-2-like, whose amino-acid sequence METGENAIQRQRQVLFFFVLLCMSKAGSEPWRFSVAEEMESGSFVGNVVEALGLKMGELSNRGARVVFEGDRQYLQFNHKTWDLLIKEKLDREELCGPTDSCVLPFQILLENPLQIFLAELLVQDINDHSPVFLDDEMLLKIPESSLPGKIIRLDGAQDLDAGINNLQNYTISPNPYFQVQIRARSEGRKYPELVLNKALDREELPEIRLILTALDGGSPPRSGTAQIRALVVDVNDNAPEFGQQNYEVRIPENSPPGSLVVEVHAVDLDTGNYGEIFYTFSDASEDIRKTFKIDGSSGEISLIKTVDFEATQFYEIDIEATDGGGLSGKCTVLIHVIDLNDNLPKLTMSSITNPIPENSPETVLAVFRVSDLDSGENGRMVCSIQDDLPFVLKPSVENYYTLVTQGALDRERRAEYNITITVMDLGSPRLKTEHNITILISDINDNPPVFTQTAYKVYLQENNSPALHIGSVSAKDRDSGINAKVTYSLLPPENGDLPLFSYISINSDNGHLYALRSLDYETIQAFQFTVIAADGGSPSLSSQALVEVVVQDMNDNSPFVLYPLQNGTAPCNDLVPRAAEPGYLVTKVVAVDRDWGQNSWLSYQLLKATDPGLFTVWAHNGEVRTARAISDRDAIKQRLLVLVKDNGQPPLSTAATLNVLLVDGFSEPYMQFPDAPKEPIQTESLTLYLIISLVSVSFLFLVSVILYITIRLWKRKTGGRNDHLPSSVPFPTYLGDVSGTGTLSQSYQYEVCLTSDSGTNEFKFLKPIITNFPLQKSGSDIEENQTFWNNN is encoded by the coding sequence atGGAAACCGGCGAGAACGCAATTCAGAGACAAAGGcaagttctctttttctttgttttgctgtGCATGTCTAAGGCGGGTTCGGAACCCTGGAGGTTTTCTGTGGCAGAGGAAATGGAGAGCGGCTCTTTTGTAGGCAACGTGGTTGAGGCCCTGGGACTAAAAATGGGGGAGCTATCCAATAGGGGCGCCCGGGTCGTTTTCGAAGGAGACAGACAGTATTTGCAGTTCAATCATAAAACCTGGGATCTGcttataaaagagaaactggacCGGGAGGAATTGTGTGGGCCTACCGATTCCTGCGTATTGCCTTTCCAGATCTTATTAGAAAACCCATTGCAAATTTTTCTGGCTGAGCTGCTAGTGCAAGACATAAATGACCATTCGCCTGTGTTCCTGGACGATGAGATGCTCCTGAAAATCCCAGAGAGTAGTCTTCCGGGTAAAATAATCCGTTTAGACGGTGCTCAGGATTTAGATGCTGGGATCAACAATCTCCAAAACTACACCATTAGCCCGAATCCCtatttccaagttcaaattcgGGCACGCAGTgagggcaggaagtacccagagCTGGTGTTGAACAAAGCTCTTGATCGAGAGGAACTGCCCGAGATCCGATTAATTCTCACAGCCTTGGATGGCGGGTCCCCGCCCAGGTCTGGGACTGCCCAAATTCGAGCTCTCGTAGTGGATGTAAATGATAATGCGCCTGAGTTTGGGCAACAGAATTATGAGGTGAGGATTCCCGAAAATAGTCCCCCAGGCTCCCTGGTTGTAGAGGTACATGCTGTAGATTTAGATACAGGAAATTACGGAgaaatattttacacattttcTGATGCTTCCGAGGATATTCGCAAAACTTTTAAGATAGATGGATCTTCAGGTgaaatttcattaataaaaacaGTGGATTTTGAAGCAACTCAGTTTTATGAAATTGATATTGAGGCTACAGATGGTGGAGGTCTTTCTGGGAAATGTACAGTCCTAATCCATGTGATAGATCTGAATGACAATCTGCCTAAATTGACTATGTCCTCTATTACCAACCCCATCCCAGAGAATTCACCTGAGACTGTGCTCGCTGTTTTCAGAGTTTCAGATTTGGATTCCGGGGAAAATGGAAGGATGGTTTGCTCCATCCAAGACGACCTTCCTTTTGTCCTGAAACCTTCTGTTGAGAACTACTATACTTTGGTAACACAGGGAGcactggacagagagagaagggctgAGTACAATATCACTATTACTGTTATGGATTTGGGGTCCCCAAGGCTCAAAACCGAACACAATATCACTATACTGATCTCTGACATCAATGATAACCCTCCAGTGTTTACTCAGACAGCCTACAAAGTGTACCTCCAGGAGAACAACAGCCCTGCCCTCCACATTGGCAGTGTCAGTGCCAAGGATAGAGACTCCGGAATCAATGCCAAAGTCACCTACTCCCTCCTGCCCCCAGAGAATGGAGACCTGCCCCTCTTCTCCTACATCTCCATCAACTCAGACAATGGCCATCTCTATGCTCTGAGATCCCTGGATTATGAAACCATTCAAGCTTTCCAGTTCACTGTGATAGCAGCTGATGGTGGTTCCCCATCTCTGAGCAGCCAGGCTTTGGTTGAGGTTGTGGTCCAGGATATGAATGACAACTCTCCCTTTGTGCTGTACCCCCTGCAGAATGGCACAGCTCCCTGCAATGACCTGGTGCCCAGGGCTGCAGAGCCAGGTTACCTGGTCACTAAGGTTGTGGCTGTGGATAGAGACTGGGGACAGAATTCCTGGCTTTCCTACCAGCTTCTCAAGGCCACAGACCCAGGACTCTTCACTGTTTGGGCTCACAATGGGGAAGTTAGAACAGCAAGAGCCATCAGTGACAGAGATGCCATCAAGCAGAGGCTCCTGGTTCTGGTGAAGGACAATGGGCAGCCTCCTCTGTCCACAGCAGCCACACTGAATGTTCTCCTGGTGGATGGCTTCTCTGAGCCCTACATGCAATTCCCAGATGCACCTAAGGAGCCAATCCAGACTGAGTCCCTCACtctttatttgattatttctctGGTTTCAGTGTCTTTTCTATTTCTGGTCTCTGTTATCCTTTATATCACCATAAGACTGTGGAAAAGAAAGACGGGTGGAAGAAATGATCACCTTCCGTCTAGTGTCCCTTTCCCAACTTATTTGGGGGATGTCAGTGGTACTGGGACCTTGTCTCAGAGTTACCAGTATGAAGTGTGTCTGACCAGTGATTCAGGGACAAATGAGTTCAAGTTCTTGAAGCCAATTATTACCAATTTCCCTCTTCAGAAATCTGGGAGTGACATAGAGGAAAATCAAACATTTTGGAACAATAATTAG